The Camelina sativa cultivar DH55 chromosome 14, Cs, whole genome shotgun sequence genome includes a window with the following:
- the LOC104741050 gene encoding uncharacterized protein LOC104741050, translating into MSINPCMTIVATIFVLIATSSQSVASLGLPLIDPCTVSDFPALCRGTIKGQTNVNAATDVAIRELMKRTRQAKTIAEKELKRDGGVATCLSNFNSAFDNLDKALKNIKENDGFSLNINLSAALTDYDSCSDAMKETREVNVVYKSAGVLYQMADNCLALSTLVKL; encoded by the coding sequence ATGTCTATCAATCCATGTATGACAATCGTCGCGACGATCTTCGTCCTTATTGCCACCTCAAGCCAAAGCGTGGCATCGTTGGGACTTCCTCTCATCGACCCATGCACGGTGTCGGATTTCCCGGCATTGTGCAGAGGCACCATCAAGGGTCAAACGAATGTGAACGCAGCAACGGACGTGGCCATTAGAGAGTTGATGAAGCGTACGAGGCAAGCCAAAACAATCGCCGAGAAAGAGCTGAAACGCGACGGAGGAGTCGCGACTTGTTTGTCCAACTTCAATAGCGCGTTTGACAATTTGGACAAGGCCCTTAAGAACATTAAGGAGAATGATGGTTTTAGCCTTAACATTAACCTTAGCGCCGCGTTGACGGATTACGATTCTTGCAGTGACGCGATGAAGGAGACTCGGGaggttaatgttgtttacaaATCCGCAGGAGTTTTGTACCAAATGGCTGATAATTGCTTGGCGCTATCAACCCTCGTTAAACTATGA
- the LOC104741051 gene encoding 2-phytyl-1,4-beta-naphthoquinone methyltransferase, chloroplastic: MAALLGIVSPVTFTGGKLPVNFRSRRRTVVKCSNERRVLFNRIAPVYDNLNDLLSLGQHRIWKNMAVSWSGAKTGDYVLDLCCGSGDLAFLLSEKVGSTGKVMGLDFSCEQLAVAASRQNHKARSCYKCIEWIEGDALDLPFGDCEFDAITMGYGLRNVVDRDRAMREMYRVLKPGSRVSILDFNKSNQSVTTFMQDWMIDNVVVPVATVYGLAKEYEYLKSSINGYLTGEELETLALEAGFSSARHYEISGGFMGNLVAER; the protein is encoded by the exons ATGGCGGCTCTACTTGGTATCGTCTCTCCGGTGACCTTCACCGGCGGGAAGCTCCCGGTAAATTTCCGATCTCGGCGGAGAACGGTGGTGAAATGCTCGAACGAACGCCGGGTTCTATTCAACCGCATTGCTCCAGTTTACGATAAC TTGAATGATCTCTTAAGCTTAGGACAGCATCGAATTTGGAAGAACATGGCTGTCTCATGGAGCGG aGCAAAAACAGGAGATTACGTTCTTGATTTGTGTTGTGGAAGCGGTGATTTAGCGTTTCTCTTGTCTGAGAAAGTTGGTTCAACCGGCAAG gtGATGGGTTTGGATTTCTCATGTGAACAACTAGCTGTTGCAGCATCTAGACAGAATCATAAAGCAAGGTCTTGTTACAAGTGTATAGA GTGGATTGAAGGTGATGCTCTTGATTTGCCATTTGGTGATTGTGAATTTGATGCTATTACTATGGGTTATGGTCTTAGAAACGTTGTTGATAGAGATAGAGCCATGAGGGAGATGTATCGGGTTTTGAAACCAG GTTCAAGAGTGTCCATACTTGATTTCAATAAGAGCAACCAATCCGTTACTACGTTTATGCAG gaTTGGATGATTGACAATGTAGTTGTCCCTGTGGCTACTGTTTATGGTCTTGCAAAGGAGTATGAATATCTGAAATCTTCAATCAACGGGTACCTAACAG GAGAAGAGCTAGAGACTCTTGCTCTAGAAGCTGGCTTCTCAAGTGCACGTCATTATGAGATAAGCGGTGGTTTTATGGGGAATTTGGTCGCTGAGAGGTAA